The Rhodobacter sp. CZR27 genome includes a window with the following:
- a CDS encoding class I SAM-dependent methyltransferase, which yields MVQHHGHLGAVYGAGGPQEVAALYDRWAETYETEMARAGYRHPAIGVALLARHLPRGARPVLDAGAGTGLLGEWLGIMGYPEVEALDISAGMLEVARAKGIYSRLHNLPLGGSLPFRSGAYAGVISTGVFTTGHVGAEALPELLRICRPGGVIVLTVKESLWQGGFAVSLEAIVASGRAGLAEMTEPYVSMPGEPGTTPSRAVALRLTP from the coding sequence ATGGTGCAGCATCACGGGCATCTCGGAGCAGTCTATGGCGCCGGCGGACCGCAGGAGGTTGCCGCGCTCTACGACCGCTGGGCGGAGACCTATGAGACCGAGATGGCGCGGGCGGGCTATCGCCATCCGGCGATCGGCGTCGCCCTGCTGGCGCGCCACCTGCCGCGGGGCGCGCGGCCGGTGCTGGACGCCGGCGCGGGCACCGGCCTGCTGGGAGAGTGGCTGGGCATCATGGGATATCCCGAGGTCGAGGCGCTCGACATCTCGGCCGGCATGCTCGAGGTCGCCCGGGCCAAGGGGATCTATTCCCGCCTGCACAACCTGCCGCTGGGCGGCAGCCTGCCCTTCCGCAGCGGCGCCTATGCCGGCGTGATCTCGACCGGGGTGTTCACCACGGGCCACGTGGGCGCCGAGGCCCTGCCCGAACTGCTGCGCATCTGCCGGCCGGGAGGGGTGATCGTGCTGACGGTCAAGGAATCGCTCTGGCAGGGCGGCTTTGCCGTCAGCCTCGAGGCGATCGTGGCCTCGGGCCGGGCCGGGCTGGCCGAGATGACCGAGCCCTACGTGTCGA